A portion of the Oxynema aestuarii AP17 genome contains these proteins:
- the deoC gene encoding deoxyribose-phosphate aldolase: MITESSRDIDLGSFIDHALLNPTATPAQVEQWCEEADRFNFASVCVYPAYVRQATNLLHGKRPKVCTVIGFPSGATTSATKLYEAQEAVENGAKELDVVINLGWLKAGQTNEVYRDLAEICDETGQLVKAILEMSLLDEEEKRLAAQICLDAGVAYLKTSTGFYGGATVEDVRLLKEISRGQVGIKASGGIRTAQQALDLLMAGATRLGTSRGVEIVRQQQEPPES, translated from the coding sequence GTGATAACTGAATCTTCACGGGATATCGACCTCGGCTCCTTTATCGATCACGCCTTGCTCAACCCCACCGCGACCCCCGCGCAAGTGGAACAGTGGTGCGAGGAGGCGGATCGCTTCAATTTCGCCTCGGTGTGCGTTTACCCGGCTTACGTGCGTCAGGCGACCAATTTGCTGCACGGGAAACGGCCTAAAGTCTGTACGGTGATTGGCTTTCCTTCGGGGGCGACCACGTCGGCAACGAAGCTTTACGAAGCCCAAGAAGCGGTAGAAAATGGGGCGAAGGAACTGGATGTGGTCATCAACCTCGGTTGGTTGAAAGCGGGACAAACCAATGAGGTGTATCGAGATCTGGCCGAAATTTGCGACGAAACGGGGCAGTTAGTCAAAGCCATTTTAGAAATGAGCTTGCTCGACGAAGAAGAAAAGCGCCTCGCCGCTCAAATTTGCCTGGATGCGGGGGTCGCTTATTTAAAAACGAGTACGGGCTTTTATGGGGGGGCGACGGTGGAAGACGTGCGCTTGCTCAAAGAAATTTCCCGGGGTCAAGTGGGGATTAAAGCCTCTGGGGGGATTCGGACGGCCCAGCAGGCGCTGGATTTGTTGATGGCGGGGGCGACTCGCTTGGGAACGTCGCGAGGGGTGGAGATCGTGCGCCAGCAGCAAGAACCGCCGGAAAGTTAA
- the recO gene encoding DNA repair protein RecO has product MKTYKATGINLKSIPFGESDRLVTILTREFGLVRAVAPGVRQPKSKLGARCGLFVVNDLLLYEGRSLDKIVQAETRNSYAGLSQNLGKLTAAQYLAEIVLCQALDRQPQAELFVLFEEHLQRIEQIPGAIARDCPARVVAHLAQGVYHLLALAGVAPQVHYCCTTRTAIAPNFSHPQWQVGFSHRAGGLVSLSEIAPRQPLDPYRSDKIDGYLDAIGLVAFQHLSAPELSAWDSWGEKYRQSNPNEPTLDTVWVSVEQLLRNYAQYHLGISIRSAALMDTYTNSAVFNSSR; this is encoded by the coding sequence ATGAAAACGTACAAAGCCACTGGAATTAATCTCAAGAGTATTCCCTTCGGGGAGTCCGATCGCCTGGTGACGATTTTGACCCGGGAGTTCGGTTTAGTGCGCGCCGTAGCGCCGGGAGTGCGCCAACCGAAATCGAAATTGGGGGCGCGTTGTGGCTTGTTCGTGGTCAATGACTTGCTGCTGTACGAAGGGCGATCGCTCGATAAAATCGTGCAGGCAGAGACCCGGAATTCTTATGCGGGCTTATCGCAAAATTTGGGAAAGTTGACCGCCGCCCAATATTTAGCTGAAATCGTCCTCTGTCAAGCGCTCGATCGCCAGCCGCAAGCAGAATTATTTGTTTTATTTGAGGAGCATTTGCAACGGATCGAGCAGATCCCGGGGGCGATCGCCCGGGACTGCCCCGCTCGGGTGGTGGCACACTTGGCCCAAGGGGTCTACCACCTGCTCGCCTTAGCCGGGGTCGCGCCACAAGTGCATTACTGCTGTACGACCCGAACGGCGATCGCCCCGAACTTCAGCCATCCGCAATGGCAAGTCGGCTTCAGCCATCGAGCGGGGGGACTGGTGAGTTTGTCCGAGATCGCCCCTCGACAGCCCTTAGATCCTTACAGGTCGGACAAAATTGACGGTTACCTCGACGCGATCGGCCTGGTCGCCTTCCAACACCTGAGCGCCCCCGAGTTGTCCGCATGGGACTCGTGGGGGGAAAAATACCGCCAATCCAATCCGAACGAGCCAACTCTTGATACAGTTTGGGTATCGGTAGAACAGCTTTTGCGAAATTACGCCCAATATCATTTGGGAATTTCGATTCGTTCTGCCGCTCTGATGGATACTTATACCAATTCAGCCGTATTCAACTCCTCTCGATAG
- a CDS encoding MFS transporter, whose protein sequence is MPLSNSDLKTQITYWHPDDRDSRRSRERTASPQNVPYTPQPDGADGKPAPPNTNPPIDDDRNGDRPRDPETPETPDSERGFLPVLKNRNFLALWSGQVFSQLADKVYLVLAIAIITSHFQTPGQTISGWVSAIMIAFTIPAVLLGSIAGALVDRWSKKNVLVATNLLRGGLVLAIPVLLDLSDGVNLSAVPLGFAFLLAVTFLVSTLTQFFAPAEQTAIPLIVEKRLLLPANSLYTTTMMASVIVGFAVGEPLLAIADKAIGQWGDTLGIGKELLVGGSYCIAGLLLLVMKTGEKPDHPNREYPHVFEDIRDGLRYLSNHRRVRNALIQLVILFSIFAALAVLAVRLAEVIPSMSTEQFGFLLAAGGIGMGLGAAGLGHFGQRFSNRQLSTIGSVGMSVSLCVLSLVTDRLWPDLCSIAILGMFAAMVGVPMQTTIQAETPEEIRGKVFGLQNNAINIALTLPLALAGLAESFFGLQVVFLSLAAIAMAGGGLTWYISRTEP, encoded by the coding sequence ATGCCGTTATCTAACTCGGATCTAAAAACTCAAATTACCTATTGGCATCCCGACGATCGCGACTCGCGCCGATCTAGGGAGCGAACCGCTTCCCCTCAAAACGTGCCTTACACTCCCCAACCCGACGGGGCCGACGGCAAGCCAGCGCCCCCCAACACCAACCCCCCCATCGACGACGACCGCAACGGCGATCGCCCCCGGGATCCCGAAACCCCGGAGACTCCCGACAGCGAACGAGGATTCCTCCCCGTTTTAAAAAACCGCAATTTTCTCGCCTTGTGGAGCGGTCAAGTTTTTTCCCAACTCGCCGATAAAGTGTACCTGGTTTTGGCGATCGCCATTATCACCAGTCACTTTCAAACCCCCGGACAGACAATTAGCGGTTGGGTCTCGGCGATTATGATCGCCTTTACCATTCCCGCCGTCCTCCTCGGCTCGATCGCCGGAGCCTTAGTCGATCGCTGGTCGAAGAAAAACGTCCTGGTCGCCACCAACTTACTGCGCGGCGGCTTAGTTCTGGCGATTCCCGTCCTGCTCGACCTGTCCGACGGCGTGAACTTGTCCGCCGTTCCCTTGGGATTCGCCTTCTTACTGGCGGTGACCTTCTTAGTCTCCACCCTCACCCAATTTTTCGCCCCGGCGGAACAAACCGCCATTCCCCTGATCGTCGAAAAACGGTTGTTACTTCCGGCCAACTCTTTATATACCACGACGATGATGGCCTCGGTGATCGTCGGCTTTGCCGTCGGCGAACCCTTGCTGGCGATCGCGGACAAGGCGATCGGACAGTGGGGCGATACCCTCGGCATCGGCAAAGAACTGCTCGTCGGCGGCAGTTACTGCATCGCCGGATTGCTGCTGTTGGTGATGAAAACCGGAGAAAAACCGGACCATCCCAACCGGGAATATCCCCACGTGTTTGAAGATATTCGCGACGGCTTGCGTTACTTGAGCAATCACCGCCGCGTTCGCAACGCTTTAATTCAACTGGTGATTCTCTTCTCCATTTTCGCCGCCCTCGCCGTACTCGCCGTGCGTCTCGCCGAAGTGATTCCGAGCATGAGTACGGAACAATTCGGCTTTCTGCTCGCCGCCGGAGGCATCGGTATGGGACTCGGAGCCGCCGGATTGGGGCATTTCGGCCAACGGTTCTCCAACCGCCAGTTGAGTACGATCGGATCGGTAGGGATGAGTGTTTCCCTGTGCGTCTTATCTCTGGTGACCGATCGCCTCTGGCCCGATTTATGCTCGATCGCCATTTTAGGCATGTTTGCGGCCATGGTCGGCGTTCCCATGCAAACCACCATTCAAGCCGAAACCCCCGAAGAAATACGCGGCAAAGTGTTCGGGTTGCAGAACAACGCCATTAATATCGCCCTGACCTTGCCCTTAGCGCTGGCAGGCTTGGCCGAATCATTTTTCGGCTTACAAGTCGTGTTCTTGAGCTTGGCGGCGATCGCGATGGCAGGCGGCGGCTTAACCTGGTATATTTCCCGTACAGAGCCTTAA
- a CDS encoding glycosyltransferase family 4 protein, whose product MHIAWLGKKSPFCGNVTYSREVTNALLDRGYQVSFLHFAQESSDGHNSIVSWDADASATRPNGWPDCPEVSLPCLYKSTIYTIPTLKSSKVLSQALRQLQPDLVHASLTLSPLDFVLPEICEELDLPLVSTFHPPFAPQNRLKSGRQHLQHLTYQLYAPFLPHYDRTIVFSQLQRNLLAKLNVPEERIAVIPNGVDVQKYCPGPSSIAAEFDADRLFVYQGRIAMEKNVEALLKAWKQADLGSKCKLLIVGDGPLAPSFQAAYNDEHNIIWLGYIADERRRIDILRGADVFILPSLVEGLSLSLLEAMACGTACIATDVGADGEVLNDGAGVVLSPQGVTTQLKTLLPLFRDQPELVQLMGQKARQRVLERYTLSSNITQVEALYAEVRATQPLRQRHQVSRWA is encoded by the coding sequence TTGCACATCGCCTGGTTAGGAAAAAAATCGCCGTTTTGTGGGAACGTTACTTACTCTCGTGAAGTAACCAATGCCTTGTTAGACCGGGGCTATCAGGTCAGCTTTCTCCATTTTGCCCAAGAAAGCAGCGACGGACACAACTCGATCGTCTCTTGGGACGCCGACGCCTCAGCCACTCGACCCAACGGTTGGCCCGATTGCCCGGAAGTTTCCCTTCCTTGCCTTTATAAATCCACCATTTACACGATCCCCACCCTCAAATCGAGCAAAGTTTTAAGTCAAGCCCTGCGCCAACTGCAGCCCGATCTGGTTCACGCTTCCCTCACCTTGTCGCCCCTCGATTTCGTCCTGCCCGAAATTTGCGAAGAACTGGATTTACCCCTCGTTTCCACCTTTCATCCCCCCTTCGCCCCCCAAAATCGGCTTAAATCCGGTCGGCAACACTTACAACACTTGACCTACCAACTTTACGCCCCCTTCCTTCCCCACTACGATCGCACGATCGTTTTTTCCCAACTCCAGCGCAACTTACTCGCCAAACTCAACGTTCCCGAAGAACGGATCGCCGTCATTCCCAACGGCGTAGACGTTCAAAAATACTGCCCCGGCCCGTCTTCGATCGCGGCTGAATTCGATGCCGATCGCCTGTTCGTCTACCAAGGGCGCATCGCCATGGAAAAAAATGTCGAGGCCCTGCTCAAAGCCTGGAAACAAGCCGATCTCGGCTCCAAATGCAAATTGCTGATCGTCGGTGACGGCCCGCTCGCTCCGTCTTTCCAAGCCGCTTACAACGACGAACATAATATTATTTGGCTCGGCTATATCGCCGACGAACGCCGCCGCATCGACATCCTGCGCGGTGCCGACGTTTTCATTTTGCCTTCCCTCGTCGAAGGGTTATCCCTGTCGTTGCTCGAAGCAATGGCCTGCGGGACCGCCTGTATCGCTACCGATGTCGGTGCCGATGGAGAAGTCCTCAACGACGGCGCGGGGGTCGTCTTAAGCCCGCAAGGGGTCACTACGCAGTTAAAAACGTTACTGCCTCTGTTCCGCGATCAACCGGAGTTGGTGCAACTGATGGGACAAAAAGCTCGCCAGCGCGTTTTGGAACGCTACACCCTCAGCAGCAATATCACCCAAGTGGAAGCGCTCTATGCCGAAGTGCGCGCCACGCAACCGTTACGACAACGGCACCAGGTCAGTCGCTGGGCCTAA
- a CDS encoding DUF2157 domain-containing protein, producing MLSEKFCRQLREQARQWQAEGLISEDQYAALARRYQFDTLDTGARDRFVAILIGLGGLLLGIGAITLVAANWQVWSRTLKTSLLFALFVGINTGGFYLWRQRSPLPLGRFSLGWQQRLGNGLLLLGALSLGANMALMGQMFHIGGSVAGLLVAWGFGVLLMAYSLRLTSLGILAVGLIGYSYWPGLGESYVNEGSYWLRFVIEHLGAIAAFGVLPLAYWCRSRLIFLLAIATTLQSLQVNLAIGLSALGAPGYWIVALAYALPPILLYGYPDANESWQQRWPDFPSFRPLARTIAVWLFAISAYFLSFHWFWSSAVSDFGWSSSNIEDTGIQGLLYLLDVALVVAAWLLFAWQGDGRSRPRLSPESVNDSAFGAGVAIAALTLFWHFGIAPLPIFGTFIFNVILFLIAYTAIRHGLARGRRFSFWQGMVLLSLDIFSRVIEYDTGLVFKAFVFLLCGVGIVLVGLWFERHVQTLEE from the coding sequence ATGCTTTCAGAAAAGTTCTGTCGCCAACTGCGCGAACAAGCGCGCCAATGGCAAGCCGAAGGGCTGATTTCCGAGGATCAATACGCCGCCCTTGCCCGACGCTATCAATTCGACACCTTAGACACCGGGGCGCGCGATCGCTTCGTCGCCATTTTAATCGGCTTGGGCGGCCTTCTCCTGGGCATCGGCGCGATTACCCTGGTCGCCGCCAACTGGCAAGTGTGGTCCCGAACCCTGAAAACCTCCTTACTGTTCGCCTTATTTGTCGGAATCAATACGGGGGGCTTCTATTTGTGGCGCCAGCGATCGCCCCTGCCCCTCGGTCGGTTTTCCCTCGGCTGGCAGCAACGCTTGGGCAATGGCTTGCTCCTGCTCGGAGCCTTGAGTTTGGGCGCCAACATGGCCTTAATGGGCCAAATGTTCCACATTGGCGGTTCGGTGGCCGGATTGCTCGTCGCCTGGGGATTTGGCGTGCTGTTGATGGCTTACAGCTTGCGCCTGACCTCGTTAGGAATTTTGGCCGTCGGCCTGATCGGGTACAGTTATTGGCCCGGATTGGGGGAATCTTATGTGAATGAAGGCAGCTACTGGCTGCGATTCGTCATCGAACATCTCGGGGCGATCGCCGCCTTTGGGGTGCTCCCCTTGGCCTATTGGTGCCGTTCTCGCCTGATTTTCCTCCTGGCGATCGCCACGACCCTCCAATCGTTACAAGTGAACCTGGCGATCGGCTTGAGCGCCTTAGGCGCCCCCGGATATTGGATCGTCGCACTCGCTTACGCCCTGCCACCGATCCTGTTGTACGGTTATCCCGACGCCAACGAGTCCTGGCAGCAGCGTTGGCCCGATTTCCCCTCATTCCGTCCCTTAGCGCGGACGATCGCCGTCTGGCTGTTCGCTATCTCCGCCTACTTCCTCTCGTTTCACTGGTTCTGGTCCTCTGCCGTCAGCGATTTCGGTTGGTCCTCCAGCAACATCGAAGACACCGGAATCCAAGGCTTACTCTACCTACTCGATGTCGCTCTCGTCGTGGCGGCGTGGTTGCTGTTTGCATGGCAAGGAGACGGGCGATCGCGCCCCCGCCTGTCTCCCGAATCCGTCAACGACAGTGCCTTCGGGGCGGGGGTGGCGATCGCCGCCCTCACCCTATTCTGGCATTTTGGCATCGCTCCCCTGCCCATTTTCGGCACCTTTATTTTCAATGTCATCCTCTTTTTAATCGCCTACACCGCCATCCGCCACGGACTCGCCCGAGGTCGGCGCTTCAGTTTTTGGCAAGGCATGGTGTTACTCAGTCTCGATATTTTTTCTCGGGTTATCGAATACGATACGGGATTGGTCTTTAAAGCCTTCGTCTTCTTGTTATGTGGAGTCGGGATCGTCTTGGTCGGACTCTGGTTCGAGCGCCACGTCCAAACCCTGGAGGAGTAG
- a CDS encoding RNA-guided endonuclease InsQ/TnpB family protein, translating to MSRVRGTQWYVVVTIESDISVPDVPVHGRAIGIDLGLERFLTASDRSFQERPKFFKSMQRKLKLLQRRAARKQKGSQNWEKAQIEVARMHHRIANRRKDFHLKTAHQLCDRAQTIFAEDLNVKGLTRGMLRKDCVDAAFGQFLSLTEWVCWKRGVYFAKVNPNGTSQTCPSCFATVSKGLEVREHHCPECGYRTHRDTPSASLRDRAAAEMVLDRGLENVVAQGLWGMETACQVGLSGVYDLDKWRGAGTPNREAGKPAL from the coding sequence TTGTCCAGAGTACGGGGGACGCAATGGTATGTCGTCGTCACCATAGAATCGGATATATCGGTTCCCGATGTCCCGGTTCATGGTCGGGCGATTGGGATTGACCTGGGATTGGAGCGATTCTTGACCGCTTCCGATCGCTCTTTCCAAGAGCGCCCTAAGTTTTTCAAGTCGATGCAACGCAAGCTGAAATTGCTGCAACGCAGAGCAGCACGAAAACAAAAGGGTTCTCAAAACTGGGAAAAGGCGCAAATCGAAGTGGCTAGAATGCACCATCGCATTGCCAATCGTCGTAAAGATTTCCATCTGAAGACGGCTCATCAGCTTTGCGACCGGGCGCAAACCATCTTTGCAGAAGATCTCAACGTCAAAGGCTTGACGCGAGGGATGTTGCGAAAAGATTGTGTTGATGCTGCCTTCGGACAATTCCTGTCTCTGACAGAATGGGTTTGCTGGAAACGGGGAGTGTACTTTGCTAAAGTCAACCCCAACGGTACCAGTCAAACCTGTCCATCCTGCTTTGCTACGGTCAGCAAGGGGTTGGAAGTCAGAGAGCATCATTGTCCTGAGTGTGGGTATCGAACGCATCGCGATACGCCTTCGGCGTCGCTACGCGATCGAGCTGCAGCAGAGATGGTTTTGGATCGTGGACTAGAGAATGTAGTAGCCCAGGGACTCTGGGGAATGGAAACCGCCTGTCAAGTCGGTCTGTCGGGGGTCTATGACCTAGATAAGTGGCGTGGGGCAGGAACACCCAATCGTGAGGCTGGGAAGCCCGCGCTGTAA
- a CDS encoding RNA-guided endonuclease InsQ/TnpB family protein, producing the protein MLTMNYTYRIYPNVVQQTELRSWLETCTGVYNYALRELKDWIASRKCSVDRCSLEKEYIIPADEPFPSYHRQQNNLPKAKKQFPHLGKVHSQVLQTTIRRLHDTWEVFRKRGYGFPRFKKFGQLKSFVFPQFKNNPINGFTIKLPKIGEVPINLHPPFAPLSKGGWGDTAKGIVQSTGDAMVCRRHHRIGYIGSRCPGSWSGDWD; encoded by the coding sequence ATGCTGACCATGAACTACACTTACCGAATCTATCCAAATGTCGTACAGCAGACTGAACTGCGGTCGTGGCTTGAGACGTGCACAGGCGTATATAACTACGCGTTGCGCGAACTCAAGGATTGGATTGCTTCGCGTAAGTGTTCGGTAGACCGATGCTCGCTGGAAAAGGAATACATCATTCCCGCCGATGAGCCATTTCCGTCCTACCACCGTCAGCAGAACAACCTGCCCAAAGCGAAGAAGCAATTCCCGCACTTGGGTAAGGTGCATTCTCAGGTATTGCAGACCACGATTCGCAGACTGCACGATACCTGGGAAGTATTTCGGAAGCGGGGATATGGATTCCCGCGTTTCAAAAAGTTCGGTCAACTCAAATCCTTTGTATTTCCCCAGTTCAAGAACAATCCCATCAATGGCTTCACAATCAAATTGCCAAAGATCGGGGAAGTACCCATCAACCTGCATCCCCCCTTCGCCCCCCTTTCAAAGGGGGGTTGGGGGGATACAGCTAAGGGTATTGTCCAGAGTACGGGGGACGCAATGGTATGTCGTCGTCACCATAGAATCGGATATATCGGTTCCCGATGTCCCGGTTCATGGTCGGGCGATTGGGATTGA
- a CDS encoding ATP synthase F0 subunit B: MLRQDTPRIDPEHEGSNDRDESTEAGSGTVDIQRELNRLEEMILDSPRIPFSRRTLIDEEQLLDQLDVVRLNLPAAFNQVEEIIRQKEEILLQAEQYAQEILEAAEQRASEILDEMGIVRQAKLEADRLRQQVQQDCERAREQTLSEIDHLRRQTQQEIEDMRRNAIAECEAIEKGADEYADRVLGNIEGQLSDMLRVIRNGRSQLHEDAGSASPSALPPPARGDY, encoded by the coding sequence ATGTTACGCCAAGACACACCCAGGATCGACCCCGAACACGAAGGATCCAACGATCGGGATGAATCTACCGAAGCCGGATCGGGAACCGTAGATATCCAACGGGAACTCAACCGTCTGGAAGAAATGATTCTCGATAGTCCGCGCATTCCTTTCTCGCGACGCACGCTGATCGACGAGGAGCAGTTGCTCGACCAACTCGATGTAGTGCGCTTGAATTTGCCTGCAGCTTTCAATCAGGTGGAGGAGATTATCCGCCAAAAAGAAGAGATTCTCTTGCAGGCGGAACAATACGCCCAGGAAATCTTGGAAGCTGCCGAACAAAGAGCGTCGGAAATTCTCGACGAGATGGGGATCGTGCGCCAAGCGAAGCTGGAAGCCGATCGCCTCAGACAGCAAGTGCAGCAAGACTGCGAGCGGGCCAGAGAACAGACCCTCAGCGAAATCGACCACCTGCGTCGTCAAACGCAACAGGAGATCGAGGACATGCGCCGCAATGCGATCGCCGAGTGCGAGGCGATCGAAAAGGGAGCCGACGAGTACGCCGATCGCGTCTTGGGCAATATCGAAGGACAATTGAGCGACATGTTGCGCGTCATTCGCAATGGTCGTTCCCAACTGCACGAAGATGCGGGTTCTGCGTCGCCGTCTGCCCTCCCACCTCCCGCTCGTGGCGATTATTAA
- the coaD gene encoding pantetheine-phosphate adenylyltransferase — protein MIAIYPGSFDPITLGHLDIIERGCKLFDRVIVAVSINPNKTPLFDVEHRLEQIRHATRHLSNSEVERFDGLTVNYARKHNATVLLRGLRVLSDFEHELQMAHTNKTLAAEIETVFLATSNHHSFLSSSVVKEIARFGGSIDHLVPQHVALDIYRCYAKTHPGSTPNTKDPTIGMNLPKPDREP, from the coding sequence GTGATTGCCATCTATCCGGGTAGCTTCGATCCCATTACCTTGGGTCACCTCGATATAATTGAGCGAGGCTGCAAGCTTTTCGACCGCGTGATTGTCGCCGTATCGATCAATCCCAACAAAACGCCTCTGTTTGATGTCGAACACCGCTTGGAGCAAATCCGTCACGCGACTCGACACCTGAGCAATTCAGAAGTCGAGCGGTTTGACGGGCTGACGGTCAACTACGCCCGGAAGCACAACGCCACCGTTCTCTTGCGCGGGTTGCGAGTTCTCTCGGACTTCGAGCACGAACTGCAGATGGCCCATACCAACAAAACCCTTGCTGCCGAGATTGAGACGGTTTTTCTAGCCACTTCCAACCACCACAGCTTTTTAAGTAGTAGCGTGGTTAAAGAAATTGCTAGATTTGGCGGATCGATCGACCACCTAGTTCCCCAACACGTTGCGCTCGATATCTACCGATGTTACGCCAAGACACACCCAGGATCGACCCCGAACACGAAGGATCCAACGATCGGGATGAATCTACCGAAGCCGGATCGGGAACCGTAG
- the sipA gene encoding regulatory protein SipA: MSKAFEIGDRVRLTAVPPYFKTAEPTPMLRPPNVVRLGEEGTILDRQPGDYWSVRFEKGAYLIENKYIARAAEQPTGDEPARSNPSSDEPS; encoded by the coding sequence ATGTCTAAAGCCTTTGAAATTGGCGATCGCGTCCGCTTGACGGCGGTTCCTCCTTATTTTAAAACCGCAGAACCGACGCCGATGTTACGTCCGCCGAACGTCGTTCGCCTCGGAGAAGAAGGAACGATCCTCGATCGCCAACCCGGCGATTATTGGAGCGTGCGATTTGAAAAAGGAGCCTATTTAATCGAAAATAAATATATCGCTCGGGCCGCAGAGCAGCCGACAGGAGACGAACCCGCGCGATCGAACCCCAGCAGCGACGAACCGTCCTGA
- a CDS encoding DUF3172 domain-containing protein gives MARRYRSSSPPPSSPFNYTSLAILAGVFVLGIGIGIAFSSTANFSPQNVASREVIDRSAPNPELCIQYGASAIAADLRIFLTLNPFNVFVSQPRMQPGCVLRTNTWSILEQRKLVDPQEVRDCKNRMNTFGFTGDLGESPQIDCVYQNDRMGNLFLKDQGGGLPAETERF, from the coding sequence ATGGCACGCAGATATAGATCGTCATCTCCTCCTCCTTCATCTCCGTTTAACTATACGTCCCTCGCGATTTTGGCGGGAGTGTTCGTGTTGGGAATTGGGATCGGGATTGCGTTTAGTTCGACGGCGAATTTCAGTCCGCAAAACGTGGCATCTCGCGAAGTCATCGATCGCAGCGCCCCGAATCCGGAGTTGTGCATTCAATATGGGGCCAGTGCGATCGCGGCGGACTTGCGAATTTTTCTGACCCTCAACCCGTTTAACGTGTTTGTCTCGCAACCGAGAATGCAACCGGGTTGCGTGTTGCGGACGAATACCTGGTCGATTTTAGAACAGCGCAAGTTGGTCGATCCCCAGGAAGTGCGCGATTGTAAAAACCGGATGAATACCTTTGGATTTACGGGAGATTTGGGCGAGTCGCCGCAGATCGATTGCGTCTATCAAAACGATCGCATGGGCAATCTGTTCTTAAAAGACCAAGGTGGGGGGTTGCCTGCGGAAACGGAACGCTTTTAA